Genomic DNA from Alkalihalobacterium alkalinitrilicum:
AACATAAATGGCAACAATCGCTGTCGCAAAGAAACCGATGAGCGCTCCCTTTGTATTCGCTTTCTTCGTTAACACCCCAAGTGTAAATGTACCACCAATAATTCCTAGAACTAATCCCATTAATCCATTAAACCAAGCATAAGCCGAACTCACATCAGAATGTGCAAGAACAATGGCAAACGCGATTGAAAAAATACCAACAACAACCGATACAATTCTAGCGATGCGAGTACCTTTCTCATCACTTAAATCTGGTTTCAAAACCTTTTGAATATCTAATGTCCAGCTTGTCGCAACACTGTTTAACCCTGTTGAAAGTGTGGATTGACCTGCTGCAAATAAACCAGCAATTAACAGTCCAGAAATTCCAACAGGTAGTTCGTTTACAATAAAGTTCGCAAAAATTAAATCTGACTTTCCAGTTGGTAACGGTCCTGCTTGCTGAGTATAAAATACGTAAAGAGCAGTCCCAATGAAAAAGAATAAAGTTGCAGTACTAATAGAAAGCACACCATTAAAAATCGTCATTTTATTCATTTCTTTTAAATCGTTCGTTGTTAAATAACGTTGGACCATATCCTGACTTGAGATATAAGAAAATGCAGTTGAAAGCCCTGCTCCTAAAAAGATAATGAATAAACTATCTTTTAAAATATTTGGATCAAAAACGACCACATCACTAAAGAATTTGTTATCTTCAATACCCACTTTAAATACTTCTGACATTCCTCCATCGATAGCGAACAGAAGAACAATTAAAGCAAAAACACCGCCACCAATTAACACAACACCTTGGATAAAGTCAGTCCATAAAACAGATTTAATTCCACCGAATGCCGAATATACGGTCGCAATAACACCCATAAAGAGGATAATGAGGATCGGACTTAATCCCGTCACATATGCTAACGCAATCGCAGGCAAATACATAATAATGGACATTCGTCCAATTTGATAAATGATAAATAACAAACTTCCTAGCATTCTTAAATTTTTATCAAATCGTCTTTCTAAATACTCATACGCTGTGTCCAAATTTAAGTTTCTATATACCGGCAGGAAGAATATAATCGCAATCGGTACGGCGATAAAAAGCCCTAACTGCGCCACCCATAACTGCCAAGTGCCTATATAAGAATTTCCAGCAATTGATAAAAATGAAATAGGACTTAAAAGCGTTGCAAATAAACTAACGGATGTTACCCACCAAGGGATGGATCCATCTCCCTTAAAAAATTCTTTCCCTTGTATTTCCTTCTTCGCTACCGCTATTCCAACATACAAAATAAATAACAAATATCCGAATAAGATAATATAATCGATAATTGCAAATTGCCCTTCCATTTGTTTCCTCCTCAAGTTATCTCATGTAGTCAAGAGACTTTTTGTAATTATTTAATTTTTACTACTTGTTTCTAATACATTGAGTCACCAAAAAGACTGCTTATTAATATACACCTCCACTCCTTACGTTTATTTTTTATTTCCCCTTCGCCTGGTGGGAAATAGCTGAAAGCACTTTCAATAATCAGAATATATCATTTTGGTAGTCGATTGTCAATTTCATTTTAGTAAATGACAATTATCTATCAGAGTGTATTACTATTCATTAGACGTTCCCCCTAGAAAATACTTAACTTAACGTCAGGGGCCTGGTTCCTCAAGCTTTAACGGGGAGATTTTGCACAGCAAACTTCTCCTAATGTATGAGGAGTTTAAAGATATTGAAGGACAATTATTTACCAATTACTATGCAAGTAAGTTTTTCCAGCTAACCAAAATAAGTAGGCTTATTAAATATAGTTTGTTACGATATGTTAATTCATGAAGTATCTTCTAGTATATTGAATAAGGGCTAAATAAAAAAAGCTCCTTGGTCTGCCTTTAAACACCAAAGAAACTGTAAAAATCGGACCTTAATAGAAACCAAAGGAGTATACCAAAAACTCTATCACGGGGGGTGTTTAGCAGTACCAAGACTTACACCAAATGGAGAAACGGTAAGTGCCAGTGCGGTTGTCCTCTTGGAGATCGTGGGTTTTATCGTGTCGAGCAAACATCGAGAGCTCTAACTACGGAAGAAGTATATGAAATTATAAATGACTTTGGTGAAGCAACACGCCGTACCATTGAAGCTGGATTTGACGGAGAAGAATTGCACGGTGCAACAGGATATTTATTACAACAGTTTGTTTCACCACATTCGAACTTACGAACAGATGAGTTCCAAAACCGCTATTTATTT
This window encodes:
- a CDS encoding sodium:solute symporter; protein product: MEGQFAIIDYIILFGYLLFILYVGIAVAKKEIQGKEFFKGDGSIPWWVTSVSLFATLLSPISFLSIAGNSYIGTWQLWVAQLGLFIAVPIAIIFFLPVYRNLNLDTAYEYLERRFDKNLRMLGSLLFIIYQIGRMSIIMYLPAIALAYVTGLSPILIILFMGVIATVYSAFGGIKSVLWTDFIQGVVLIGGGVFALIVLLFAIDGGMSEVFKVGIEDNKFFSDVVVFDPNILKDSLFIIFLGAGLSTAFSYISSQDMVQRYLTTNDLKEMNKMTIFNGVLSISTATLFFFIGTALYVFYTQQAGPLPTGKSDLIFANFIVNELPVGISGLLIAGLFAAGQSTLSTGLNSVATSWTLDIQKVLKPDLSDEKGTRIARIVSVVVGIFSIAFAIVLAHSDVSSAYAWFNGLMGLVLGIIGGTFTLGVLTKKANTKGALIGFFATAIVAIYVSYFTDTTLWAYSLINLVTSIVFGYVFSLIFSGKSKAEDQPLTYYDHK